Proteins encoded by one window of Pseudomonas sp. PSKL.D1:
- the gcvA gene encoding transcriptional regulator GcvA codes for MSKRLMPSTTALQCFEAAARHLSFTRAAQELHLTQSAVSKQVAQLEDMLSHSLFQRIRRRLHLTPAGALYLTEVNKILTQIDISSRYILSYGDETEVLRIATQPTFGARWLVPRLKGFGDRHPRIHLDIRNELEPFDLVQAKADIAFFFGQGTWPGATCIELFSEEVVPVCAPQLLAAHPFDNAQALTEHRLLQCASRPEAWHEWFLGLGLHSQNSYHGPRFDTFYLCIRAAIAGCGIALIPRYLVAEELSEGKLVVAWDHPVASNGRHFIAHAEHAAQVPKVRAFVQWIQERIAEGD; via the coding sequence ATGTCCAAACGCCTGATGCCCTCCACCACCGCCCTGCAATGCTTCGAAGCGGCAGCCCGTCACCTGAGTTTTACCCGCGCGGCGCAAGAGCTGCACCTGACCCAAAGCGCCGTCAGCAAACAGGTGGCACAGCTTGAAGACATGCTCTCGCACTCACTGTTTCAGCGTATTCGCCGGCGCCTGCACCTGACCCCGGCCGGTGCGCTGTACCTGACCGAAGTGAACAAGATCCTCACCCAGATCGACATCTCCAGCCGCTACATCCTCAGTTACGGGGATGAAACCGAGGTGCTGCGCATCGCTACCCAGCCCACCTTCGGCGCGCGCTGGCTGGTGCCCAGGCTCAAGGGTTTCGGCGACCGCCACCCACGCATTCACCTGGACATCCGCAACGAGCTGGAACCGTTCGACCTGGTGCAGGCCAAGGCCGATATCGCATTCTTCTTTGGCCAGGGCACCTGGCCCGGCGCCACCTGCATCGAGCTGTTCAGCGAGGAAGTGGTGCCGGTGTGTGCACCCCAGTTGCTGGCCGCACACCCGTTCGACAACGCCCAGGCACTGACCGAACATCGCCTGCTGCAATGCGCGTCACGGCCAGAGGCCTGGCATGAGTGGTTTCTGGGCCTGGGGCTGCACAGCCAGAACAGCTACCACGGGCCGCGCTTCGACACGTTCTACCTGTGCATTCGGGCGGCCATTGCCGGGTGCGGCATCGCCCTGATTCCGCGTTACCTGGTGGCCGAAGAACTGAGCGAGGGCAAGCTGGTGGTGGCCTGGGACCACCCGGTGGCGAGCAATGGCCGACATTTCATTGCCCATGCCGAACATGCCGCACAGGTGCCGAAGGTGCGGGCTTTCGTGCAGTGGATTCAGGAGCGGATTGCCGAGGGTGATTAA